The DNA segment CCGGATGCGGCAAAGCTTCTGGAGCGCGAACTGGCCAAGCCCGGCTACAAGGTTCGCCCGATCGCCATCGGCACCAATACCGATCCCTACCAGCCGATCGAGAAGGAATGGCGGATCATGCGCCAGGTCCTCGAAGTGCTCAAAGCTGCCGATCACCCGGTGATGATCGTCACCAAATCGGCGATGGTGATGCGCGATATCGATATCCTGGCGCCGATGGCCGAGAAGGGGCTGGCCAAGGTCGGCCTGTCGGTGACGACACTCGACCGCAAGCTTGCCCGGTTGATGGAGCCGAGAGCATCGACGCCGTCGAAACGCCTGGAAGCGATCAAGGCGCTCGCCGATGCCGGCATTCCCGCAACGGTGATGATGGCGCCGGTCATTCCGGCGCTGAACGACCATGAGATCGAGCGGGTGCTGGACGCGGGCAAGGCGGCGGGCGCGATGAGTGCCAGCTATGTGCTCTTGCGCCTGCCGATCGAAGTCAGCCCGCTGTTTCGCGACTGGCTGCTGCGCAACTATCCCGATCGCTACCGCCATGTCATGTCGCTGGTCCGCTCGATGCGCGGCGGCAAGGACTACGACGCAGAGTTCGGCAAGCGCATGAAAGGGGCTGGGCCCTATGCCTGGCAGATCGGCCGCCGGTTCGAGCTTGCCGCCAAGCGGCTGGAACTGAATGTCACGCGGCGCCCGCTGAACTGCGAGCTGTTCGTGCCGCCGCTCGGCACCGGCGTGCAACTCTCGCTGCTCTGACGGCGGACAAGCATTGCTCCGGGACTGTCCCGGAGATCGAAATACCGGTGCTGCACACCCGCAGCAGCAGCGGTCATCCTCCGGCAATTGCCTCCTTGCCGAAGGACTTGCAGGGAATCGGGCTTGTGTGCGAGTTTCGCCGCATGTCACGACGCACACAGCCCGATTCCCCTTTTCTTTTCGAGACGATCGAAGGCCCCGATTTCAGCTTCGAACTCGCCGGGCGCCGCGATGGGCTCTGGCCGGTTGCGGGCACGGACGAGGCCGGGCGCGGGCCACTCGCCGGTCCGGTCGTTGCCGCCGCCGTCATCCTGGATCCCGACAATATCCCCGAAGGCTTGAACGACAGCAAGCAGCTGTCGATTGCCCGCCGCGAGGAACTGTTCGATCTTATCCTCGCCTCCTCCATCGTCTCCATCGCCTCGTCCGGTGCCGGCCGGATCGACGGTACGG comes from the Pararhizobium qamdonense genome and includes:
- a CDS encoding PA0069 family radical SAM protein, giving the protein MNELSQIRQGALAPANTADMAEAMIAGSGLRIEIDRRRGRGAAINSSGRFEPLSRQLEDDGWNSLEDLPNFKTEVQVEKPRSIISRNDSPDIPFDRSVNPYRGCEHGCIYCFARPTHAYMGLSPGLDFEAKLFAKPDAAKLLERELAKPGYKVRPIAIGTNTDPYQPIEKEWRIMRQVLEVLKAADHPVMIVTKSAMVMRDIDILAPMAEKGLAKVGLSVTTLDRKLARLMEPRASTPSKRLEAIKALADAGIPATVMMAPVIPALNDHEIERVLDAGKAAGAMSASYVLLRLPIEVSPLFRDWLLRNYPDRYRHVMSLVRSMRGGKDYDAEFGKRMKGAGPYAWQIGRRFELAAKRLELNVTRRPLNCELFVPPLGTGVQLSLL